The Accipiter gentilis chromosome 19, bAccGen1.1, whole genome shotgun sequence genome has a window encoding:
- the EEF1AKMT1 gene encoding EEF1A lysine methyltransferase 1 isoform X2, whose amino-acid sequence MDDDDDDDIPQLSSHTLAALQEFYLEQQQREGMKTSQGFNQYSIGSIEEDWQLSQFWYSDETASCLANEAVVAAGKGGRIACVSAPSVYQKLKEQDGKDFSACILEYDKRFSVYGEEFIFYDYNHPLNLPENLLPHSFDIVIADPPYLSEECLQKTAETIKYLTKGKILLCTGAIMEEQAAKHLGVKICKFIPKHSRNLANEFRCYVNYASGLD is encoded by the exons atggatgatgatgatgatgatgacattCCCCAGCTTTCATCCCATACGCTGGCTGCCCTCCAGGAGTTctatctggaacagcagcagagagagggcATGAAGACCTCCCAAGGGTTTAATCAATATTCCATCGGCTCAATAGAAGAAGACTGG CAATTGAGCCAGTTTTGGTACAGCGATGAAACTGCATCATGCCTGGCTAATGAAGCAGTTGTGGCAGCTGGAAAAGGTGGCAG GATAGCATGTGTTAGTGCACCGAGTGTGTACCAGAAACTGAAAGAACAGGATGGTAAAGATTTTTCAGCATGTATACTGGAGTACGACAAAAGGTTTTCTGTATATGGAGAAGAATTTATCTTCTATGATTACAACCACCCTTTGAACTTACCTGAAAATCTCCTGCCACACAGTTTTGACATCGTAATAGCAGATCCACCCTATCTGTCTGAGGAATGTCTTCAAAAAACTGCAGAGACCATCAAATACTTAACAAAAGGAAAGATTCTGCTTTGCACAG GTGCAATCATGGAGGAACAGGCAGCAAAGCATCTTGGTGTGAAGATATGTAAGTTTATTCCAAAACACTCGCGAAATTTAGCCAATGAATTTCGATGTTACGTGAACTATGCTTCTGGACTGGACTGA
- the EEF1AKMT1 gene encoding EEF1A lysine methyltransferase 1 isoform X3, translating to MDDDDDDDIPQLSSHTLAALQEFYLEQQQREGMKTSQGFNQYSIGSIEEDWQLSQFWYSDETASCLANEAVVAAGKGGRIACVSAPSVYQKLKEQDGKDFSACILEYDKRFSVYGEEFIFYDYNHPLNLPENLLPHSFDIVIADPPYLSEECLQKTAETIKYLTKGKILLCTGAIMEEQAAKHLGVKIYGDHEVTPETLFLTT from the exons atggatgatgatgatgatgatgacattCCCCAGCTTTCATCCCATACGCTGGCTGCCCTCCAGGAGTTctatctggaacagcagcagagagagggcATGAAGACCTCCCAAGGGTTTAATCAATATTCCATCGGCTCAATAGAAGAAGACTGG CAATTGAGCCAGTTTTGGTACAGCGATGAAACTGCATCATGCCTGGCTAATGAAGCAGTTGTGGCAGCTGGAAAAGGTGGCAG GATAGCATGTGTTAGTGCACCGAGTGTGTACCAGAAACTGAAAGAACAGGATGGTAAAGATTTTTCAGCATGTATACTGGAGTACGACAAAAGGTTTTCTGTATATGGAGAAGAATTTATCTTCTATGATTACAACCACCCTTTGAACTTACCTGAAAATCTCCTGCCACACAGTTTTGACATCGTAATAGCAGATCCACCCTATCTGTCTGAGGAATGTCTTCAAAAAACTGCAGAGACCATCAAATACTTAACAAAAGGAAAGATTCTGCTTTGCACAG GTGCAATCATGGAGGAACAGGCAGCAAAGCATCTTGGTGTGAAGATAT ATGGAGACCATGAAGTAACTcctgaaactttatttttaactacATAG
- the EEF1AKMT1 gene encoding EEF1A lysine methyltransferase 1 isoform X1: MDDDDDDDIPQLSSHTLAALQEFYLEQQQREGMKTSQGFNQYSIGSIEEDWQLSQFWYSDETASCLANEAVVAAGKGGRIACVSAPSVYQKLKEQDGKDFSACILEYDKRFSVYGEEFIFYDYNHPLNLPENLLPHSFDIVIADPPYLSEECLQKTAETIKYLTKGKILLCTGAIMEEQAAKHLGVKICQTALKRGTVKMHDYEDEWTCKSVFDALNRAARCPPASLLKAW, from the exons atggatgatgatgatgatgatgacattCCCCAGCTTTCATCCCATACGCTGGCTGCCCTCCAGGAGTTctatctggaacagcagcagagagagggcATGAAGACCTCCCAAGGGTTTAATCAATATTCCATCGGCTCAATAGAAGAAGACTGG CAATTGAGCCAGTTTTGGTACAGCGATGAAACTGCATCATGCCTGGCTAATGAAGCAGTTGTGGCAGCTGGAAAAGGTGGCAG GATAGCATGTGTTAGTGCACCGAGTGTGTACCAGAAACTGAAAGAACAGGATGGTAAAGATTTTTCAGCATGTATACTGGAGTACGACAAAAGGTTTTCTGTATATGGAGAAGAATTTATCTTCTATGATTACAACCACCCTTTGAACTTACCTGAAAATCTCCTGCCACACAGTTTTGACATCGTAATAGCAGATCCACCCTATCTGTCTGAGGAATGTCTTCAAAAAACTGCAGAGACCATCAAATACTTAACAAAAGGAAAGATTCTGCTTTGCACAG GTGCAATCATGGAGGAACAGGCAGCAAAGCATCTTGGTGTGAAGATAT GTCAGACGGCTTTGAAAAGAGGCACTGTGAAGATGCACGATTATGAAGATGAGTGGACATGTAAATCTGTGTTTGATGCGCTCAACAGAGCAGCCCGTTGTCCACCGGCTTCCCTCTTAAAAGCCTGgtga
- the IL17D gene encoding interleukin-17D produces MQRGRVRAALAALLCAALLPLRPEAVKAPKRPARTRTCGERPEELLEQLYGRLAAGMLSAFHHTLQPEPPGRQHNASCPAGGRPAADKRFRLPVNLRSASPWAYRISYDPTRYPKYIPEAYCLCKGCLMGIFGEENFHFRSTPVYMPTVILRRTSSCAGGRYVYTEDYVTIPVGCTCVPEQEKEAESVNSSIDKQEMKLLVSQNKPSSE; encoded by the exons ATGCAGCGAGGCAGG GTGCGGGCGGCGCTGGCGGCGCTGCTGTGCGCGGCGCTGCTGCCGCTCCGCCCGGAGGCCGTCAAGGCTCCCAAGCGACCGGCGCGGACCCGGACCTGCGGCGAACGGCCCGAGGAGTTGCTGGAGCAGCTCTACGGGCGGCTGGCGGCGGGCATGCTCAGCGCCTTCCACCACACCCTGCAGCCCGAGCCGCCGGGCCGTCAGCACAACGCCAGTTGCCcggccggggggcggccggccgccGACAAGAGGTTCCGGCTCCCCGTCAACCTGCGCAGCGCCTCGCCGTGGGCCTACAG AATTTCGTATGATCCCACAAGGTATCCtaaatacattcctgaagcatACTGTCTGTGCAAAGGCTGCCTCATGGGGATCTTTGGCGAGGAGAATTTTCACTTCCGCAGCACCCCTGTGTACATGCCAACAGTCATCCTCCGGCGCACATCGTCATGTGCTGGGGGCCGTTACGTCTACACAGAAGATTATGTCACTATCCCAGTGGGCTGCACTTGTGTACCTGAACAAGAAAAAGAGGCTGAAAGCGTAAATTCCAGCATAGATAAACAAGAAATGAAGTTGCTGGTAAGCCAGAACAAGCCGTCATCAGAATGA